The window GATCTGGATTCAGCGCTCAAGCGGTATCCTGATCTGGTGAAGGAGTATTTCGCAAAGGCAGTCCCTCCCAGCGATAACAAGTTTGCTGCACTCAACGTGGCGGTGTGGAGCGGCGGTGCATTTCTATACGTCCCAAGGGGTGTACATGTCGACATGCCGCTTCAGACCTATTTCAGGATAAACGGCGAGGCCACAGGCCAGTTTGAGCACACCATAGTGGTAGCAGACGAAGGTTCAAGCGTTCATTACCTCGAGGGCTGCACAGCGCCTGTATATTCAAAGGATTCGTTGCATGCTGCAATCGTAGAATACTACGTTATGAAGAATGCCCATGGACGATACACCAGTGTGCAGAACTGGTCAAACAGTGTTTACAACATGCCAACGAAGCGTGCCTGGGTTGAGGAAAACGGAAACATGGAATGGGTTGGAGGATCGCTCGGATCCAAGGTCACGATGATATATCCATCATCATACCTGAGGGGCAGGAACGCCACCACATCCAACCTCAATATAGCACTGGCCGGCCCAGGAACTGTAAAGGACACGGGAGCAAAGGCTATACATATGGCCCCCAACACGAGCTCAAAGATAATAGCCAAGAGCGTATCGCTTGGCGACGGCAAGTCAATCTATCGCGGGCTGGTCAGAATCAACAAGGACGCTGTCAACGCAAAGAGCCACGTGCAGTGCGATGCACTCCTTATCAATGATGAATCTGTGTCGTACACGATGCCGCACGATGAGATATATGAGCCAACGGCAAACTTCACGCATGAGGCAACGGTCGGAAAGATCGGCACAGAGGAGCTCACGTACCTGAGATCCAGGGGACTCTCTGAGGATGAGGCGAGCTCACTGATAGTGCTGGGTTTCCTGGACGACGTGATGAAGGAGATCCCGATGGAGTTTGCTGTGGAAATGAACAGGCTTGTAAAACTTGAAATGAGCAAGATGGGTGCTGTGGGATGATCGAGCAGATAAGGGACATGATAAACGAGAGGGGCTATGACCGTCTCCATGAATACAGGCAGGAGAATTTCATACAGTTCATGAAGACGCCACCTCAGACCTGGAAGGAAAGCCCTACCAGGATGAGGTACGTTGAATTCACCGATGAGTACGTTGAAAAGATGGTCCTCGGCAGGCAGGAGGAAGGCAACGGCGATTACAGAAAGGGTAGCGAAGACGTGGCCATAGTTAATGGTCATGTGTATGTCTACAACGGTAAAGGCCTCATCGTATCATCTATGAGGGAAGCCGAAGAGAAGCATGCCTCGATACTGTATGATTATGCCGGAAAGGAATACGTTTACGATCGGTATGAATTTCTCATAAACGCAGGCTTCCATGACGGCCTCTTCATCTATGTTCCCAAGGGCATGTCAGTTTCAATCGATATTGAGGATTATGCGTCTTCAACCTCATCCTTCGCTGAGAAGAACATGATAGTGGTCGATGAGGGATCACATCTGAAGATATTCCGGAAGATATCCGGCAGCGGCACGGGGAATGGATATCAGGGAGACAACACATATATCTTCCTTGGAAAGAATTCAACGATCGAATACAATCAGGTGCAGGACAGGCCAAAGACTGTGATAGGCCTGCAGTTCATAAGGACGTTCATGGATGATTACTCATCTGCGAAGATATACCATGCCGAGAATGGATACGACAGATCCATAATAGTCA is drawn from Thermoplasma sp. Kam2015 and contains these coding sequences:
- the sufB gene encoding Fe-S cluster assembly protein SufB, whose product is MESTYVNKDEEIDRLINDLKSNGALDYGFHDNINPVYSTGKGLSRQVIEEISEIKKEPDWMRRIRLHAYEIFMSKPVPTWGPDLSGIDWENMTYYSSPDEVKATNWDEVPKEIKDTFEKLGVPEMERKYLAGSIAQYDSEGIYNSLKKEWEDKGVVFMDLDSALKRYPDLVKEYFAKAVPPSDNKFAALNVAVWSGGAFLYVPRGVHVDMPLQTYFRINGEATGQFEHTIVVADEGSSVHYLEGCTAPVYSKDSLHAAIVEYYVMKNAHGRYTSVQNWSNSVYNMPTKRAWVEENGNMEWVGGSLGSKVTMIYPSSYLRGRNATTSNLNIALAGPGTVKDTGAKAIHMAPNTSSKIIAKSVSLGDGKSIYRGLVRINKDAVNAKSHVQCDALLINDESVSYTMPHDEIYEPTANFTHEATVGKIGTEELTYLRSRGLSEDEASSLIVLGFLDDVMKEIPMEFAVEMNRLVKLEMSKMGAVG
- the sufD gene encoding Fe-S cluster assembly protein SufD; amino-acid sequence: MIEQIRDMINERGYDRLHEYRQENFIQFMKTPPQTWKESPTRMRYVEFTDEYVEKMVLGRQEEGNGDYRKGSEDVAIVNGHVYVYNGKGLIVSSMREAEEKHASILYDYAGKEYVYDRYEFLINAGFHDGLFIYVPKGMSVSIDIEDYASSTSSFAEKNMIVVDEGSHLKIFRKISGSGTGNGYQGDNTYIFLGKNSTIEYNQVQDRPKTVIGLQFIRTFMDDYSSAKIYHAENGYDRSIIVTESYQYGNSTNYQVRGVSFTRSLQQMDLRDNTIQIGTHTVADIYIRGIVRDRSLTMQRGNIDIREMARHAEGYYDTRILLLSKEAFANTKPALLINNNDVRSKHASAISNIDDQSLFYLRSRGIDEETAKNMIVEGFTEHVVEGSDERIKEAVVRFSGL